Genomic window (Kosakonia sp. BYX6):
GCTTGAGAAAATCCGGCCCAGTAAATCATCGGAGGTAAACTCGCCGGTGATCTCGCTTAAGTTGTGCTGCGCCAGACGCAGCTCTTCCGCCAGCAATTCACCCGCCCAGGCACCCAGCAGTTGCGCTTTACCCTGTTGCAGATGCTCTGCCGCCGCTTCCAGCGCTTGCAAGTGGCGACGACGCGCCAGGAAGCCGCCTTCCATGCTGGTGTCAAAGCCCATGCTCTGTTTGAGATGTTGACGCAGAACGTCGACCCCTTCGCCGGTCCGTGCCGAGAGGCGCACAAGTGAGTGATTGTTCACATCGGTGATACCCAGCGTCTCGCCTGTAACGTCTGCTTTATTGCGCACCACGGTGATCGGCAGTTTCGCCGGTAAACGCGCGATAAAGTCCGGCCAGATTTCCGCCGGGTCAACCGCATCGGTGGTGGTGCCGTCGACCATAAACAGCACGCGGTCTGCCTGTTCGATCTCCTGCCAGGCGCGCTCAATACCGATACGCTCTACTTCGTCGCTGGCTTCGCGCAGACCGGCTGTGTCGATAATATGCAGCGGCATGCCGTCGATATGAATATGCTCGCGCAGCACATCGCGCGTCGTCCCTGCGATGTCCGTAACGATAGCCGCTTCGCGCCCGGCCAGCGCATTCAGCAGGCTGGATTTCCCGGCGTTAGGACGACCGGCGATCACCACTTTCATCCCTTCACGCAGCAGGCTGCCCTGGCGCGCTTCGGCACGCACGGCGTCCAGATCGGTGATGACCTCGTTAAGCTGGGCTTCGATTTTGCCATCGGAAAGAAAATCGATTTCTTCGTCCGGGAAGTCGATCGCCGCTTCGACGTAGATGCGCAGGTGAGTAAGTGCTTCCACCAGATGATTCACGCGGGCGGAAAACGCGCCCTGCAAGGAGTTCAGTGCGGAACGCGCCGCCTGCTCGGAACTGGCGTCAATCAAATCGGCAATGGCTTCCGCCTGTGCCAGGTCGAGCTTGTCGTTAAGAAATGCGCGCTCGGAGAACTCACCAGGCCTGGCGATACGCAGCCCCGGCAAGGTCAAAATACGTTTGAGCAGCAGATCGAGGATCACCGGACCGCCGTGGCCTTGCAGTTCCAGCACGTCTTCGCCAGTAAAGGAGTTTGGGCCGGGGAACCACAGCGCAATCCCCTGATCCAGCGCGCTGCCGTCGGCGTCCTGAAAGGGCAGATAATCGGCATAACGCGGTTTAGGCAGCTTGCCCAGCACCGCCTGCGCGACGTCCCGCGCTTTCGCGCCAGAGATACGCAGGATGCCCACACCACCGCGTCCCGGTGGGGTTGCCTGGGCGACAATCGTGTCGTTATGGCTCATGGTTTGTTTTCCGAAATTTCAAAATAAGAAAGGCGGTCAGTTGACCGCCTTGTCTAATACTTATGCGTGATACGCACATGCAGTGTATTAGGAGCTTTTCTTCTCGCGGCTATGCAAACCACGTTTCTCCAGACCACGGTAAATCAGCTGCTGCTGAAGGATGGTCACCAGGTTGCTGACGATATAGTACAGCACCAGACCTGACGGGAACCACAGGAAGAACACCGTGAAGATGACCGGCATAAAGGTCATGATCTTCTGCTGCATCGGGTCGGTCACCGTGGTCGGCGACATCTTCTGAATGAAGAACATCGTTACGCCCATCAGGATCGGCAGGATGTAGTACGGGTCTTGCGCGGACAAGTCATGGATCCACAGGGCGAACGGCGCGTGGCGCAGTTCAACGGAACCCATCAGCATGTAATACAGCGCCAGGAAGATTGGCATCTGAATCACCAGCGGGAAGCAGCCGCCCAGCGGGTTCACTTTCTCCGCTTTGTACAGCGCCATCATCTCCTGGCTCATACGCTGTTTGTCTTCACCCAAACGCTCACGCATCGCCTGAATTTTCGGTTGCAGCATGCGCATTTTCGCCATGGAGGTGTACTGCGCTTTGGTCAGCGGGTACATGATGCCACGAACGATAAAGGTGATAGCGATGATGGAGAAGCCCCAGTTGCCCAGGAAGCTATGGATCCATTTCAGCAGCTTGAACAGCGGCTGAGAGATAAACCACAGCCAACCGTAATCGACGGTCAGATCCAGGTGCGGTGCGGCTGCGGCCATTTTGTCCTGAATTTCAGGACCGACCCACAGGGTGCTATTCAACACGCCAGTCTGGCCTGCTGCTATTTTCACCGGCTGAGATTTATAGCCGATAGCGGCTACGCCGTTACCCAGGTTGCTGGTGTAGAAGTTATTCGCACCGTCGTTACGCGGAATCCACGCTGTCGCAAAATACTGTTGCAGCATCGCCACCCAGCCGCCGTTGGAGCTGACGTTCAGGTTTTCGTTATCGGCGATGGTGTCGAACTTGTATTTCTCATACTTGGTGTCCGGCGTGGAGTACGCGGCACCGCGGAAGGTGTGCAGCGCAAAGTTGCTGCTACCGGTATCGCGGTGAGACGGCAGGTTGATGGTCTGCTTCAACTGACCAAAAGTGGCCACTTGCAGCTCAGTCGCACCGGCGTTTTTCACGCTATAGCCCACATTCACCGCATATTCACCGCGTTTCAGCGTGAAGGTTTTGGTGAAGGTGTTACCCGCAGCATCGGTATAGGTCAGCGGGATCGCCAGCTCGTTCTGGCCTTCAGCCAGTACAAACGCATCTTTTTCCACGTTATACAGCGGACGCGGGCCGTTAGCCGGGTTATCCGGGCCATTAGGGCCGGTCAGGCCGCTTTGCGCCTGGTAGATAAATTCTGGTGTGGTTTCCAGTAACTGGAACGGCTCGCTGGCACCCAGTTCTTTCGGGTACGTCGGAAGCAGTGCCTGCTCAACATCACCACCACGGGTGTTGATAGTCAGCTCAAGCACATCGGTTTTAACCGTAATCAGTTTCCCCTGGCCACTGGCCGGAACGCCCTGGTCGGCTGCGCTACCCGCTGCGGTGGTCGTAGTCTGCGTGGTCTGCTGTTGCGCCGGAGGAGGATTTTGTTCCTTCTCCCACGTTTGCCAGATCATGAAAGACACGAACAACAAAGCGATGATAAAAAGATTGCGTTGCGAATCCATCGTTAGTGTTCTCTGGTTTTAGAAGGTCCTGGCGGGACGGGATCGTCTCCACCCGGGTGTAAAGGGTGGCATTTTAATACGCGTTTCACTGTCAACCAACTGCCTTTTATCACCCCAAACCTGCGCAATGCCTCAATTCCATAGTGAGAGCAAGTTGGGGTGAAACGGCAGTGCGGCCCGAGTAGCGGACTAATCAGGCGTTGGTAGACCCGAATAAGGGCTATCAGGAGCCTTGAGCCAGGCGACAATGGCGACGCCATAGTTTTTCCAACGCTTCCGAGAGAGCACGGTTATCGAGGTCGGCAACCCCTTTCTTTGCCACCACCACAAAATCCATTGCCGGCAGTTCATGCTGGCGCAAACGGAAACTTTCACGCGTCAGACGTTTAATC
Coding sequences:
- the yidC gene encoding membrane protein insertase YidC; the encoded protein is MDSQRNLFIIALLFVSFMIWQTWEKEQNPPPAQQQTTQTTTTAAGSAADQGVPASGQGKLITVKTDVLELTINTRGGDVEQALLPTYPKELGASEPFQLLETTPEFIYQAQSGLTGPNGPDNPANGPRPLYNVEKDAFVLAEGQNELAIPLTYTDAAGNTFTKTFTLKRGEYAVNVGYSVKNAGATELQVATFGQLKQTINLPSHRDTGSSNFALHTFRGAAYSTPDTKYEKYKFDTIADNENLNVSSNGGWVAMLQQYFATAWIPRNDGANNFYTSNLGNGVAAIGYKSQPVKIAAGQTGVLNSTLWVGPEIQDKMAAAAPHLDLTVDYGWLWFISQPLFKLLKWIHSFLGNWGFSIIAITFIVRGIMYPLTKAQYTSMAKMRMLQPKIQAMRERLGEDKQRMSQEMMALYKAEKVNPLGGCFPLVIQMPIFLALYYMLMGSVELRHAPFALWIHDLSAQDPYYILPILMGVTMFFIQKMSPTTVTDPMQQKIMTFMPVIFTVFFLWFPSGLVLYYIVSNLVTILQQQLIYRGLEKRGLHSREKKSS
- the mnmE gene encoding tRNA uridine-5-carboxymethylaminomethyl(34) synthesis GTPase MnmE; the encoded protein is MSHNDTIVAQATPPGRGGVGILRISGAKARDVAQAVLGKLPKPRYADYLPFQDADGSALDQGIALWFPGPNSFTGEDVLELQGHGGPVILDLLLKRILTLPGLRIARPGEFSERAFLNDKLDLAQAEAIADLIDASSEQAARSALNSLQGAFSARVNHLVEALTHLRIYVEAAIDFPDEEIDFLSDGKIEAQLNEVITDLDAVRAEARQGSLLREGMKVVIAGRPNAGKSSLLNALAGREAAIVTDIAGTTRDVLREHIHIDGMPLHIIDTAGLREASDEVERIGIERAWQEIEQADRVLFMVDGTTTDAVDPAEIWPDFIARLPAKLPITVVRNKADVTGETLGITDVNNHSLVRLSARTGEGVDVLRQHLKQSMGFDTSMEGGFLARRRHLQALEAAAEHLQQGKAQLLGAWAGELLAEELRLAQHNLSEITGEFTSDDLLGRIFSSFCIGK
- the yidD gene encoding membrane protein insertion efficiency factor YidD gives rise to the protein MASPLSPGSRLLIALIRVYQRLISPLLGPHCRFTPTCSHYGIEALRRFGVIKGSWLTVKRVLKCHPLHPGGDDPVPPGPSKTREH